Proteins from a single region of Candidatus Saccharibacteria bacterium:
- a CDS encoding MFS transporter, with protein MHHHLDLRSKLIIMISVMASLFLVALDQTIISTALGRIVEEFDAYSSLTWVVTAYLITTTVTTPIAGKLSDLFGRRLVLLTGVAIFTLGSLLSGMSANIDQLILFRALQGIGGGIITANAFTIVGDLFAARERGKWQGLIGATFGIASIIGPLLGGFLTESHGVFGLTTDWRWTFFINIPIGILAFTVIRIICPPLKHANKPHIDYAGAALLTVALATLVLAVDNTDVIFADLLSSTGMSLTTLRLIMAAIVAAATAGFVLVERRAKEPILRLDFFKNRNFLILTAMAMSVGAGMIGSILYLTQFNQQVFGASPTESGLMLLPMIAGLMVSSITLGQLVSKYGKYKRFIIGGLVVATLSMASLTTLTPDSSFLHEAIIMVFVGAGIGAGMPLLNVAIQNEFEQKDLGMATSSNQLFRGLGSTIGVAVFGSMLTAGITSSIGDMSSDPYIQTLKQSPASSQMLTNVNDPNTLLTLNMPTTKDAVTDGFNESLTNLALPVAVKDTLRQDFTAKQDAYSDKVVDAFSDSLHAIFITAASVMGVGMALSLLLKERILRTAKTNETPGE; from the coding sequence ATGCATCACCATCTCGACTTGCGTAGCAAGTTAATAATCATGATCTCGGTTATGGCCAGCCTATTCTTAGTTGCGCTCGACCAAACAATTATTTCTACGGCACTTGGCCGAATCGTCGAGGAATTCGACGCCTACTCGTCGCTAACCTGGGTGGTGACGGCATATCTTATTACCACCACAGTAACAACGCCAATAGCAGGTAAGCTCTCCGATCTTTTTGGGCGCCGCCTTGTTCTTCTTACTGGTGTCGCAATCTTTACGCTTGGCTCGCTTCTTAGCGGGATGAGTGCTAATATTGATCAGCTTATTTTATTTAGGGCACTCCAAGGTATTGGTGGTGGTATTATTACCGCGAACGCCTTTACGATTGTTGGCGATCTGTTTGCGGCGCGTGAGCGTGGCAAATGGCAGGGGCTTATTGGCGCGACGTTTGGTATCGCTTCTATTATTGGCCCGCTTCTTGGGGGCTTTCTTACCGAATCGCATGGCGTATTTGGCCTTACGACCGACTGGCGTTGGACATTCTTTATTAATATCCCAATAGGTATTCTTGCATTTACGGTTATTCGAATCATTTGCCCGCCGCTTAAGCATGCAAACAAGCCTCACATCGACTACGCGGGTGCAGCTTTGCTAACTGTCGCGCTTGCAACGCTTGTTCTGGCGGTCGATAACACCGATGTTATATTTGCCGATCTTCTTAGTAGTACTGGCATGAGCCTTACAACACTACGCCTTATTATGGCGGCGATTGTTGCTGCGGCAACAGCCGGCTTTGTACTGGTAGAACGTCGTGCAAAAGAGCCAATCTTGCGTCTCGATTTCTTTAAAAACCGTAACTTCCTTATTCTTACTGCTATGGCAATGTCGGTTGGTGCGGGTATGATTGGCTCAATCTTGTACCTCACGCAGTTTAACCAGCAGGTTTTTGGTGCGAGCCCTACCGAATCCGGGTTGATGCTTCTTCCTATGATTGCGGGCCTTATGGTCTCAAGTATTACGCTTGGGCAGTTGGTTTCAAAATACGGTAAATACAAGCGCTTTATTATCGGTGGCCTCGTTGTCGCAACCCTTTCCATGGCATCGCTTACAACGCTAACGCCAGACAGCTCGTTCCTTCACGAAGCAATCATAATGGTGTTTGTGGGTGCCGGTATTGGTGCGGGAATGCCACTCCTAAACGTTGCGATTCAAAACGAATTCGAGCAAAAAGATCTTGGTATGGCAACAAGCTCGAACCAGCTTTTTCGCGGTCTTGGCTCAACGATTGGCGTGGCGGTTTTCGGAAGTATGCTAACAGCAGGAATCACTAGCTCTATCGGTGATATGAGCAGCGATCCTTATATACAAACGCTCAAGCAATCTCCGGCCTCAAGCCAGATGCTAACGAATGTTAACGATCCAAATACGCTACTTACGCTCAATATGCCAACAACCAAAGACGCAGTGACCGATGGCTTTAATGAAAGTCTTACAAATCTAGCCCTTCCCGTAGCGGTTAAGGATACGCTTCGTCAGGACTTTACGGCAAAGCAAGACGCATATTCCGATAAGGTTGTCGATGCGTTTAGTGATAGCCTGCACGCGATTTTTATCACCGCAGCTAGTGTTATGGGCGTGGGGATGGCGCTTAGTCTTCTGCTGAAAGAGCGCATACTCCGTACAGCAAAGACGAACGAAACTCCTGGAGAATAA
- the aspS gene encoding aspartate--tRNA ligase, with protein MTRTLVRDLHQQLGKKVTISGWVNKRRDHGGLIFIDIRDHSGIAQIVVQPENAEAFKLAEDVRDEYVVSATGTVKEREDSLKNPNIPTGDIEIVTEGIRLLNRSEALPIPVQDDAPQANEDHRLKYRYLDLRRTKMQTTLKKRAEMYQIMRTYMDGHEFTEVTTPIIANSSPEGARDFLIPSRMHPGKFYALPQAPQQFKQLLMVGGVSRYYQIAACFRDEDPRADRLYGEFYQLDLEMSFVEDGEDVRTLTEPLIKKLVTEFAGKTLVSKTIPRIPYQEAMDRYGSDKPDLRYGMELTDLSDILSETGFSVFANTIKNGGVVKAIRVEGGASLSRSQIDQFTEVAKNEGAGGLAYLTYADGNVKSPIAKFLSEHELKAIEERMGAKDGDAVFFGADSRAVVNKVLGRLRIDFAKHFNLRDPNKVALAWVVDFPFYEWDEKNKRIDFGHNPFSMPKGGLEALENEDKLSIVADQYDMVMNGYEICSGAVRNHNPEVMYKAFGALGYGEDYVDSRFGALIGAFKYGAPPHAGCAFGVDRILMELVSEDNVREVVAFPKNGSGLDVMMNSPSTVEPSQLKELSL; from the coding sequence ATGACACGAACATTAGTACGCGATCTCCATCAACAACTTGGCAAAAAAGTGACTATCAGCGGGTGGGTAAACAAACGCCGCGACCATGGCGGACTTATCTTTATCGATATCCGCGATCACTCTGGAATTGCCCAGATTGTCGTTCAACCAGAAAACGCCGAGGCATTTAAACTTGCCGAGGATGTCCGCGACGAATATGTTGTTTCGGCAACAGGCACCGTAAAAGAGCGTGAAGATTCGCTAAAAAACCCAAACATTCCAACGGGTGATATCGAAATCGTCACCGAAGGGATTCGCCTCCTTAACCGTTCCGAGGCGTTGCCGATTCCCGTGCAAGACGACGCGCCACAGGCAAACGAGGATCACCGCCTTAAGTACCGCTACCTCGACCTTCGCCGCACTAAAATGCAGACAACGCTTAAAAAACGTGCTGAAATGTACCAGATTATGCGTACCTACATGGACGGCCACGAGTTCACCGAGGTAACAACCCCAATTATCGCCAACTCAAGCCCTGAAGGCGCGCGCGACTTCCTTATTCCGTCTCGTATGCACCCCGGCAAATTCTATGCCTTGCCACAGGCACCACAGCAGTTCAAGCAGCTTCTTATGGTTGGTGGCGTTTCACGCTACTACCAGATTGCCGCGTGTTTCCGCGACGAAGACCCTCGTGCCGATAGGCTTTATGGCGAGTTCTACCAGCTCGACCTTGAAATGTCATTTGTCGAGGATGGCGAGGATGTCCGCACGCTCACAGAACCTCTTATTAAAAAGCTCGTCACCGAATTTGCTGGTAAAACCCTTGTCAGCAAAACCATCCCGCGTATTCCGTATCAAGAGGCGATGGATCGCTACGGTTCAGACAAGCCCGATCTTCGTTACGGTATGGAGCTTACCGATCTTTCTGATATTTTGAGCGAAACCGGCTTTAGCGTCTTTGCAAACACCATCAAGAACGGTGGTGTGGTTAAGGCGATTCGCGTCGAAGGCGGCGCAAGTCTTTCACGCTCACAAATCGACCAATTTACCGAAGTCGCCAAAAACGAAGGCGCTGGTGGCCTGGCGTATCTTACCTATGCCGATGGCAACGTAAAATCACCAATCGCCAAGTTCCTATCTGAACACGAACTAAAGGCAATCGAAGAGCGCATGGGTGCCAAAGATGGTGACGCCGTATTCTTTGGTGCGGATTCCCGAGCTGTCGTAAACAAAGTTCTAGGGCGACTCCGTATCGATTTTGCTAAGCATTTCAACCTTCGTGATCCAAACAAGGTAGCGCTTGCTTGGGTTGTCGATTTTCCATTCTACGAGTGGGACGAAAAGAACAAGCGTATCGACTTTGGTCACAACCCATTCTCTATGCCAAAAGGTGGTCTCGAAGCTCTCGAAAACGAAGACAAACTATCAATTGTTGCCGATCAATACGACATGGTAATGAACGGCTACGAAATCTGTTCGGGCGCAGTGCGAAACCACAACCCCGAGGTTATGTACAAAGCCTTCGGCGCTCTTGGCTACGGCGAAGACTATGTCGACAGTCGCTTCGGCGCGCTTATTGGCGCGTTTAAATACGGCGCTCCGCCACACGCGGGCTGTGCCTTTGGCGTCGACCGTATCCTTATGGAGCTCGTTAGCGAAGACAACGTCCGTGAAGTCGTAGCGTTCCCAAAGAACGGCTCTGGCCTCGATGTCATGATGAACTCACCCAGCACGGTTGAGCCATCGCAGCTTAAAGAACTTTCACTGTAG
- a CDS encoding polysaccharide pyruvyl transferase family protein gives MNKSVLLLGSYGQSNLGDDLLMWNYLELLKKRGYTEIYVNANTTDHLPRPVRQAYPELQVVDTYSTSILQYVRLIKKVDCIVYGGGTLYKELYASTGRSKYSVIVRMMAFNILAKLLGTKLYHLNIGIGVLRTGLGRFISKMAIGAATESIFRDKKSYDYAKDILHIPAAKIKLSTDGLFIDHVWEKPWKTQSLKIDRKKYKNVIGINILSDIPDWIDRDKYIQTMQQFVLQRLKSGDYIIFVPFQHAFNPRNDLTFMQEVFGDLLKKKTGYTMLDKVPIDLASSYLRQCDVFIGMRFHSLLLATVNAVPFVAIAYDTKCWRFVTETNYPHAIELEELELAELNRQYETIVSMKKESKEKLRLITRQTYAQAEEDIRALSL, from the coding sequence GTGAATAAAAGCGTTTTGCTACTTGGAAGTTATGGCCAAAGTAATCTTGGCGACGATCTTCTAATGTGGAATTACCTGGAGTTATTGAAAAAACGTGGCTACACAGAGATTTATGTTAATGCCAATACGACCGACCACTTGCCACGGCCGGTACGACAAGCATATCCGGAGCTTCAGGTAGTTGATACGTACAGCACCTCGATTCTTCAGTATGTTCGGCTTATAAAAAAAGTGGATTGTATCGTTTACGGCGGAGGGACGTTATATAAAGAACTATACGCTTCGACTGGCAGGTCAAAATACAGCGTGATCGTGCGGATGATGGCGTTTAATATCCTTGCTAAATTATTAGGTACAAAGTTATACCATTTAAATATTGGAATCGGTGTTCTTCGCACTGGGTTGGGTCGCTTTATATCAAAAATGGCAATTGGTGCGGCAACAGAATCGATATTCCGCGATAAAAAATCGTATGATTATGCAAAAGATATTCTTCATATTCCAGCTGCCAAAATCAAGCTTTCGACCGACGGCTTATTTATCGATCACGTCTGGGAAAAACCCTGGAAAACGCAAAGCCTAAAAATTGATCGCAAAAAATACAAAAACGTTATTGGTATTAATATTCTGTCGGACATACCCGATTGGATAGACCGAGACAAGTATATTCAAACCATGCAACAGTTCGTTTTGCAGAGGCTAAAAAGCGGCGACTATATTATCTTCGTTCCGTTTCAGCACGCGTTTAATCCTCGCAACGACCTGACGTTTATGCAAGAGGTTTTTGGCGATCTTTTAAAAAAGAAAACCGGCTATACAATGCTCGACAAAGTTCCCATCGATCTTGCAAGTTCTTATCTTCGTCAGTGCGATGTTTTTATTGGCATGAGGTTTCATTCGTTACTGCTTGCAACGGTCAATGCAGTTCCATTTGTCGCGATCGCTTACGACACAAAGTGCTGGCGATTTGTTACCGAAACAAATTACCCGCACGCTATAGAGTTAGAAGAACTTGAACTTGCAGAGCTAAATCGCCAGTACGAAACGATAGTATCAATGAAAAAGGAATCAAAAGAAAAGCTCCGACTTATCACGCGGCAAACATATGCTCAGGCAGAGGAGGACATACGAGCGCTGAGTTTATGA
- the msrA gene encoding peptide-methionine (S)-S-oxide reductase MsrA, producing MTSYVLGGGCFWCLDAVYRRVKGVTKVEAGYAGGEGPANYYRVATGETGYAEVVRVTFDETIIPAKTILDIYFLIHNPTTLNRQGNDVGTQYRSVMFYDSDAQMKEFHAAFKRGEKIWEGTIVTQIEPLETFFIAEDEHQDYFNKNPAAGYCSIIIEPKIAKARAAFSQWLKEE from the coding sequence ATGACGAGTTACGTACTTGGCGGCGGATGCTTTTGGTGCCTCGACGCGGTGTATCGCAGAGTTAAGGGCGTAACAAAAGTAGAGGCTGGCTATGCTGGTGGCGAAGGACCGGCCAACTACTACAGGGTAGCAACTGGCGAAACAGGTTACGCCGAAGTAGTAAGAGTTACCTTTGATGAAACAATTATTCCGGCAAAAACAATCCTTGATATTTACTTTCTGATACACAACCCTACCACCCTCAACCGTCAGGGCAACGACGTCGGCACGCAGTACCGCTCGGTAATGTTCTACGACAGCGATGCTCAAATGAAAGAATTTCACGCAGCGTTCAAGCGCGGGGAAAAGATCTGGGAAGGCACGATTGTCACTCAAATAGAACCTTTAGAAACATTTTTCATCGCCGAGGATGAGCACCAAGATTACTTTAATAAAAACCCGGCGGCCGGCTACTGCTCAATTATTATCGAGCCAAAAATAGCCAAGGCCCGCGCCGCGTTCTCGCAGTGGCTAAAGGAGGAATAA
- a CDS encoding MBL fold metallo-hydrolase, producing the protein MKLTKYEHACFTLEKDNQVIVVDPGAFATDFIAPEHVVAIIVTHDHFDHFDPELVASIINENPDAIIYAPATVTAKIETFQAVSITEDTTENVGPFTMRFLAGKHSLLHPSIPVTDNLSVLINDLLFYPGDSFTVPPFSVDTLALPASAPWLKVGEAMDYLAEVRPRFAFPTHDAILSAEGKEVTDDHINWMAKECGVDYHRIESTEEI; encoded by the coding sequence ATGAAACTTACCAAATACGAACACGCCTGTTTTACCCTAGAGAAAGACAATCAAGTTATTGTCGTTGATCCCGGTGCGTTTGCCACGGATTTTATCGCGCCCGAACATGTCGTGGCGATCATTGTTACACATGATCACTTTGATCACTTCGACCCAGAACTAGTTGCCTCGATTATAAACGAGAATCCAGATGCTATTATTTACGCGCCCGCCACTGTTACTGCAAAGATAGAAACATTCCAAGCAGTGTCTATCACCGAAGACACCACCGAAAACGTCGGGCCATTTACGATGCGGTTCCTGGCCGGCAAACATTCACTACTCCACCCAAGCATCCCGGTTACGGACAACCTTTCAGTCCTCATAAACGACCTTCTCTTTTATCCAGGCGATTCATTTACCGTTCCGCCTTTTTCGGTTGATACATTGGCGCTTCCAGCAAGCGCTCCTTGGCTAAAGGTTGGCGAAGCAATGGATTATTTGGCAGAGGTACGGCCTCGATTCGCGTTCCCTACGCACGATGCAATCCTATCGGCCGAAGGAAAAGAAGTCACCGACGATCATATTAACTGGATGGCAAAAGAATGTGGCGTTGACTATCACCGTATAGAATCTACCGAGGAAATATAG
- a CDS encoding DNA-3-methyladenine glycosylase 2 family protein has protein sequence MNQLQQAADYLRTHDKTLAPVIARSPLPSFKKHTDYYETLVDSIISQQLSVKAAASIEKRFKDLFDGSFPSPQQILQKDIEELRSVGLSRPKARYVQDLAQHILDGTVRFDAIDTMTNEEIIAQLTTVKGIGEWTVHMFLMFCMARLDVLPIGDLGIRNGVQKLYGLDHVPTPQEVADIATKNSWHPYQSVASWYVWQSLDNAPEIAVS, from the coding sequence ATGAACCAACTTCAGCAAGCGGCCGATTATTTGCGCACGCACGACAAAACCCTAGCGCCCGTTATTGCGCGTTCACCGCTTCCTAGTTTTAAAAAGCACACCGACTACTACGAAACGCTCGTTGATAGTATTATTAGCCAGCAGCTTAGCGTCAAGGCCGCAGCCTCAATCGAAAAGCGGTTTAAAGATTTGTTCGATGGCAGCTTTCCATCGCCGCAGCAAATCCTTCAAAAAGATATCGAGGAGCTTCGAAGCGTCGGTTTGTCACGCCCAAAAGCACGCTACGTTCAAGATTTAGCACAGCACATACTCGACGGTACTGTTCGTTTTGACGCAATCGACACAATGACAAACGAAGAGATTATCGCCCAGCTCACCACCGTGAAGGGTATCGGTGAATGGACGGTACATATGTTCCTTATGTTCTGCATGGCACGCCTTGACGTGCTACCTATAGGCGATTTAGGCATTCGCAATGGCGTACAAAAGCTCTACGGGCTTGATCACGTCCCCACTCCGCAAGAGGTTGCCGACATTGCCACAAAAAACAGCTGGCACCCCTACCAATCGGTTGCAAGCTGGTATGTTTGGCAATCACTCGATAACGCTCCCGAAATTGCCGTTTCATAA
- a CDS encoding DUF1622 domain-containing protein, producing the protein MSDFQSFTQYAGELLDAFGVVVILAGIVFSTAFIIVTALRQRNLHRIYKTYRQNLARSILIGLEFLIAGDILRSVAGDLNLDSIIILALIVLVRSFLGIEFEMEIEGRWPWQRSKKQG; encoded by the coding sequence ATGAGTGATTTTCAATCTTTTACACAGTATGCAGGCGAACTTCTCGATGCTTTTGGTGTCGTGGTTATATTGGCGGGCATTGTATTTTCAACAGCGTTTATTATTGTTACCGCACTGCGTCAACGCAATTTGCATCGTATCTACAAAACTTACCGCCAAAATCTTGCGCGCAGTATTCTTATTGGACTAGAGTTTCTGATTGCAGGGGACATTTTGCGATCAGTCGCTGGCGACCTCAACCTCGACAGTATTATCATATTGGCGCTTATTGTTCTTGTTCGCTCGTTCCTTGGAATCGAATTCGAAATGGAAATCGAAGGCCGCTGGCCGTGGCAGCGTAGCAAAAAACAGGGGTAG
- a CDS encoding AbrB/MazE/SpoVT family DNA-binding domain-containing protein: protein MNGKNGIHGKKLYGTATVGTKGQIVIPANARVELSIESGDRLYVVGSPESGFLGLIKEESLEQIIEHLSEQVQNFRSLKQDNKE from the coding sequence ATGAACGGAAAAAATGGCATTCACGGCAAAAAACTGTACGGTACAGCAACGGTTGGCACAAAAGGGCAAATTGTTATCCCGGCCAACGCCCGCGTGGAGCTATCTATCGAAAGCGGCGATCGCCTTTATGTGGTAGGCTCGCCCGAAAGTGGTTTTCTGGGGCTTATCAAAGAAGAATCGCTCGAACAAATTATCGAACACCTCAGCGAGCAAGTTCAGAACTTCCGCTCTCTCAAACAAGATAATAAGGAGTAG
- a CDS encoding glycosyltransferase, with amino-acid sequence MKVAHVTLYPPKNSKHTSGSGVASYSKNLITSIQASAHTQSVVCNVIDSPEQYAEDSLDVRRVFVKKPSFIIAVHKELKKLDADVVHIQQELALYGGIVTAFLLQWLVFLWRKKVVITLHGVVDPSKIDAKFVNENNSRLPVWIVKLAFRIIYTPLVKWSQKVIVHEHYFKSILIKSYGVDAKKIIVVPHGVESLVAFEKQNAREKLQLSKNADVVLFMGYATGYKGIDLLIEGFGEYAKINRNAVLVIGAGKHPKLHDNEAYLKEYQRLQDKAAKIIPAGQYRWEGFIDETEIGLYYSASDVSLYPYTTAISSSGPMSFAIGYEKPFLVSTAFADIFAQYPHLLFERSPEAMATRLDYFFSHRNEYSETSSLMKSERTWSNVGQRTVRAYETITGLESGSE; translated from the coding sequence ATGAAAGTAGCGCACGTCACGTTGTATCCTCCAAAAAACAGCAAGCACACAAGCGGAAGCGGCGTTGCTTCATACAGCAAAAATCTTATTACGAGCATTCAGGCCAGCGCGCATACTCAATCGGTGGTGTGTAATGTTATCGATAGTCCTGAACAATACGCTGAAGATTCGTTAGATGTCCGGCGCGTGTTTGTAAAAAAACCAAGCTTTATTATTGCCGTCCATAAAGAGCTGAAAAAGCTTGACGCCGATGTTGTTCATATTCAGCAAGAGTTGGCATTGTACGGCGGGATTGTGACAGCATTTCTACTGCAGTGGCTTGTATTTTTATGGCGTAAAAAAGTTGTCATAACGCTTCATGGCGTCGTTGATCCTAGCAAGATCGATGCGAAATTTGTAAACGAAAATAATTCTCGTTTGCCAGTATGGATCGTGAAACTAGCCTTTCGAATTATCTATACACCGCTTGTTAAATGGTCTCAAAAAGTTATCGTTCATGAGCATTATTTCAAGTCGATACTTATAAAAAGTTATGGGGTTGATGCCAAGAAAATTATTGTCGTGCCACATGGCGTAGAATCTCTTGTGGCATTTGAAAAACAAAATGCTCGCGAGAAATTACAGTTATCCAAAAACGCGGATGTCGTTTTGTTTATGGGGTATGCAACAGGCTATAAAGGAATCGATTTATTGATAGAAGGTTTTGGCGAATACGCAAAAATAAATCGCAACGCGGTGCTTGTTATTGGCGCAGGAAAACATCCGAAACTGCACGACAACGAGGCATATTTGAAAGAGTATCAACGACTTCAAGATAAGGCAGCAAAAATAATCCCGGCAGGGCAATACCGCTGGGAGGGCTTTATCGACGAGACCGAAATCGGACTATACTACAGCGCAAGTGATGTTTCGCTGTATCCTTACACAACCGCAATCTCTAGTTCGGGCCCTATGTCGTTTGCTATTGGCTACGAAAAACCATTTCTCGTGAGCACTGCGTTTGCTGATATTTTTGCCCAGTACCCACACTTGCTATTTGAACGAAGTCCAGAAGCAATGGCGACACGGCTTGACTATTTTTTTAGTCACCGTAATGAATACAGTGAAACTTCGTCGCTCATGAAGTCCGAGCGAACTTGGTCTAATGTTGGTCAGCGGACTGTTCGAGCGTACGAAACAATTACAGGATTGGAGTCGGGAAGTGAATAA
- a CDS encoding DsbA family protein translates to MLPPIVPHVALPTHRIYTTLSILTIRSSFVSKKTWIIFAAVCVVLLAGLVYLSSKDKVDVSGVDANTIQAASVQSGNIGDHVFGKADSKVLLVAYEDFQCPGCASTHPDVKRITEKYKDQIGFVFRNFPLASIHPNARAAAAAAEAAGLQGKYWEMNDMIFTGQSSWKDLGSTERLDFFTGYARELNLNEDQFKTDLASTTVNQKITYDQAIGKKIGINSTPSFFINGKAVEQDTWGDATKFEEALVAAMNENGITVPADKE, encoded by the coding sequence ATGTTACCTCCCATTGTACCTCATGTCGCCTTGCCGACACACCGTATTTATACTACACTAAGTATACTAACCATAAGGAGTTCTTTTGTGAGTAAAAAAACATGGATTATTTTTGCCGCTGTTTGTGTCGTGCTTCTGGCCGGCCTTGTTTACCTTTCTAGCAAAGATAAAGTTGATGTTAGCGGCGTAGATGCCAACACTATACAGGCGGCCTCGGTACAATCAGGCAATATTGGCGACCACGTCTTTGGAAAAGCCGACAGCAAGGTATTACTTGTTGCCTACGAGGATTTTCAATGCCCCGGATGTGCCTCGACACACCCTGACGTAAAGCGTATTACCGAGAAATATAAGGATCAAATTGGCTTTGTGTTCCGCAACTTCCCCTTAGCATCGATTCACCCGAACGCACGGGCTGCCGCCGCAGCTGCCGAAGCTGCCGGGTTGCAGGGAAAATACTGGGAAATGAACGATATGATCTTTACCGGACAAAGCTCTTGGAAGGATTTAGGATCAACCGAACGTCTTGACTTCTTTACGGGCTATGCGCGCGAGCTGAACCTTAACGAAGACCAGTTTAAAACAGACCTCGCCAGCACAACAGTTAACCAGAAAATCACTTACGACCAAGCAATCGGTAAAAAGATTGGTATAAACTCTACCCCGTCGTTCTTTATTAACGGCAAAGCCGTCGAACAAGATACTTGGGGTGACGCGACAAAGTTTGAAGAAGCACTTGTAGCCGCTATGAACGAAAACGGTATAACTGTTCCTGCAGACAAAGAATAG
- a CDS encoding YtxH domain-containing protein, whose amino-acid sequence MSRTINVIAAAAVGFVAGVLMAPKSGKETRKDIKVKTLEAKKYATEKAKDAKLAAKEASVTLKKSAKTVEAEATSMVNSARSSAERVSREASTEAAKLTDEAKARAARVAQDSKRALGTVAKDAEKRLK is encoded by the coding sequence ATGAGTCGAACAATAAATGTTATCGCAGCCGCAGCAGTTGGATTTGTCGCCGGAGTTCTGATGGCGCCAAAAAGCGGAAAAGAAACGCGTAAAGATATCAAGGTTAAAACCCTCGAGGCAAAAAAATACGCGACCGAAAAAGCTAAAGACGCAAAACTTGCAGCAAAAGAGGCAAGTGTCACTCTGAAAAAGAGTGCTAAAACTGTCGAAGCCGAAGCAACAAGCATGGTTAACAGCGCACGAAGTTCTGCTGAACGAGTATCTCGCGAAGCGTCAACCGAAGCAGCGAAATTAACCGACGAAGCGAAAGCTCGCGCAGCACGTGTTGCGCAGGATTCTAAGCGAGCGCTTGGAACTGTCGCCAAAGATGCTGAAAAACGTCTGAAGTAA
- a CDS encoding CBS domain-containing protein translates to MIVFMVILCIALLIVLIMLEGVMPLRSSLSTFELERRAKEGDKGAIATARREALLGDVLSLRRGLSALFLVLFVITSVATFGWLLGVLIAVFVALEIGAIARISLWQQHVQKLYETHEAAILNFVEKFSGVIKFLRSAIPDVPARDRLDSREELHYLVQHSGGLITEDEKKLITHGLSFDTRTVSEILTPRSVIDTIDKKELLGPLVLDDLHKTGHSRFPVIDGDTDHIIGILHIHDLLTLDSKRSTTAEKAMEARVFYIREDQTLAHALAAFLRTRHHLFIVVNEFRETVGVLSLEDVMEALLGRKIIDEFDAHEDLRAVAARNIRANNHPVKREDV, encoded by the coding sequence ATGATAGTATTTATGGTTATTTTATGTATCGCGCTGCTGATTGTTCTTATTATGCTTGAGGGTGTTATGCCACTGCGTTCATCGCTGAGTACTTTCGAGCTAGAGCGGCGCGCTAAAGAGGGTGATAAGGGCGCTATAGCAACAGCCCGCCGCGAGGCGTTACTGGGCGATGTTCTGTCGCTTCGCCGTGGTTTGTCGGCGCTATTTCTTGTTCTGTTTGTTATTACAAGCGTCGCGACGTTTGGCTGGCTACTTGGCGTGCTCATTGCGGTATTTGTTGCGCTAGAAATAGGGGCAATTGCACGCATATCACTATGGCAACAACATGTGCAAAAACTTTACGAAACACACGAAGCTGCAATTTTGAATTTTGTCGAAAAGTTTTCTGGCGTTATCAAGTTTTTGCGCAGCGCGATTCCAGATGTTCCGGCGCGAGATCGCCTCGACTCACGCGAAGAATTACACTATCTCGTTCAGCACTCGGGTGGCCTTATAACCGAAGACGAAAAAAAGCTTATCACTCACGGCCTTTCATTTGATACGCGAACAGTAAGTGAAATCCTGACACCTCGAAGCGTTATCGATACGATTGACAAAAAAGAGCTGCTAGGTCCGCTTGTGCTCGACGATCTACATAAAACAGGACACAGTCGTTTTCCGGTCATCGATGGCGACACCGACCATATTATTGGCATTCTTCATATTCACGATTTGCTCACCCTCGATAGCAAGCGTTCGACAACCGCCGAAAAAGCCATGGAGGCTCGTGTATTTTATATCCGTGAGGACCAAACCTTAGCTCATGCACTCGCTGCCTTTCTGCGTACGCGGCATCACTTGTTTATTGTAGTGAACGAGTTTCGCGAAACGGTGGGCGTGCTAAGTCTCGAAGATGTAATGGAAGCACTGCTAGGCCGCAAAATTATCGACGAATTCGACGCTCACGAAGATCTTCGTGCAGTTGCCGCCCGCAATATCCGTGCAAACAATCATCCTGTAAAGCGCGAGGATGTCTAG